One Mycolicibacterium pulveris genomic region harbors:
- a CDS encoding GAP family protein — protein sequence MWIPLLAMAVAVSLEPFRIGMTVLMLNRPRPLLQLAAFLAGGFAMGLAVGVTVLFLLRPALGSAHFSLPRVQIAVGAVLLAYAALVAAGVFRSGRGADEPAGRLGRLFGTLADRARQLLAGRSLWTAGVAGLGIALPSVDYLAALALIVASGASTAIQLGALALFNVVAFALVEIPLLCYLVAPDRTRAALAGLYDWLRAQGRRGVALLLAVVGCVLLGIGWAGL from the coding sequence ATGTGGATACCGCTCCTGGCGATGGCCGTTGCCGTCAGTCTGGAGCCCTTCCGGATCGGCATGACGGTGCTGATGCTCAACCGGCCCCGGCCGTTGCTGCAGTTGGCCGCCTTCCTCGCCGGTGGTTTCGCGATGGGCCTCGCGGTGGGCGTGACCGTGCTGTTCTTGCTGCGTCCGGCGCTGGGATCGGCTCACTTCAGCCTGCCGCGCGTGCAGATCGCGGTGGGGGCGGTGCTGCTGGCCTACGCCGCGCTGGTGGCCGCGGGAGTGTTCAGGTCCGGACGCGGGGCCGACGAGCCGGCGGGCCGGCTGGGCCGGCTGTTCGGAACGCTCGCGGACCGCGCCCGCCAACTGCTCGCCGGCCGGTCGCTCTGGACGGCCGGTGTGGCGGGCCTGGGAATCGCGCTGCCGTCGGTCGACTACCTGGCGGCGCTGGCGCTGATCGTGGCCTCCGGCGCGTCGACCGCGATTCAACTCGGTGCGCTGGCGCTGTTCAACGTGGTGGCGTTCGCGCTCGTCGAGATTCCGCTGCTGTGCTACCTGGTGGCCCCCGACCGGACCCGCGCGGCACTGGCGGGCCTGTACGACTGGCTGCGGGCCCAGGGGCGCCGCGGGGTGGCCTTGCTGCTCGCGGTGGTGGGCTGCGTGCTGCTCGGTATCGGCTGGGCCGGTCTTTGA
- the pe gene encoding acyltransferase PE translates to MKRLLAIGTAVTTLGAAGLFGLATATADDAAAPPPPPPNPADAPPPLGTPGRAYALGGAHVSGIPYDEYILRTGADWFPGLDRQIVDYPAGQVQGHTLERFFPGIGAFGERLVPGIGLDGPSVGESVDIGTPNVLNAVHEGGQGTVIGLSEGAMVLNDVQAKLAYDPAAPPPNELSFAMYGDPVARHAFGESFLTQMFPVGSVVPSLDYRIPPPVESQYDTYQFVSAYDSIADWPDRPDNWISVANAIVGLATGHTAVAFTKPSMVPPQNIRTTVNSRGAKTTTFLIPEEHLPLVLPFKYLGVDQETLIKLDAVLKPYVDAGYSRHDDPLTAPITVDPVNGYDPAEVTAPATQAAFGGEADPVSQLLSGMQYVLNNLPEN, encoded by the coding sequence GTGAAGCGGCTTCTCGCGATCGGAACCGCGGTGACAACACTCGGTGCCGCAGGGCTTTTCGGGCTCGCGACCGCGACGGCCGACGACGCCGCCGCGCCGCCGCCCCCGCCGCCGAACCCGGCCGACGCTCCGCCGCCGCTGGGCACACCCGGCCGAGCGTATGCGTTAGGCGGCGCCCACGTGTCGGGCATTCCCTACGACGAGTACATCCTGCGCACCGGGGCGGACTGGTTCCCGGGCCTGGACCGGCAGATCGTCGACTATCCGGCCGGGCAGGTGCAGGGGCACACCCTGGAACGGTTCTTTCCCGGCATCGGCGCGTTCGGGGAGCGCCTGGTGCCCGGCATCGGCCTCGACGGGCCAAGCGTCGGCGAGTCGGTCGACATCGGCACCCCGAACGTCCTCAACGCCGTCCACGAGGGCGGCCAAGGCACCGTGATCGGTCTGTCCGAAGGCGCGATGGTGCTCAACGACGTGCAGGCCAAACTTGCCTACGATCCGGCCGCCCCGCCGCCGAACGAGTTGAGTTTCGCGATGTACGGCGACCCCGTGGCGCGGCACGCCTTCGGGGAGAGTTTCTTGACCCAGATGTTCCCGGTCGGCAGCGTCGTGCCCTCGCTCGACTACCGCATCCCGCCGCCGGTGGAGAGCCAGTACGACACCTACCAGTTCGTCTCCGCCTACGACTCCATCGCCGACTGGCCGGACCGGCCCGACAACTGGATCTCGGTCGCCAACGCGATCGTCGGCCTCGCGACCGGGCACACCGCGGTGGCGTTCACCAAACCGAGCATGGTGCCCCCGCAGAACATCCGGACGACCGTGAACTCCAGGGGCGCGAAGACCACGACGTTTCTGATTCCCGAGGAACACCTGCCGCTGGTGCTGCCGTTCAAGTACCTCGGCGTCGATCAGGAGACGCTGATCAAGCTCGACGCGGTGCTCAAGCCCTATGTGGACGCCGGATACTCCCGTCACGACGATCCGTTGACGGCGCCGATCACCGTGGATCCGGTCAACGGCTACGACCCGGCGGAGGTCACCGCGCCGGCCACCCAGGCCGCCTTCGGCGGGGAGGCAGACCCGGTGTCGCAGCTGCTCTCCGGGATGCAGTACGTGCTGAACAATCTGCCCGAGAACTGA
- a CDS encoding AMP-binding protein, producing MTTSDASILSILHGRASLRPDDVAFTFTDYGRDPAGIRESLTWSQLARRTLSLATEIRRHGTTGDRAVILAPQGLEYVLAFLGAMQAGLVAVPLPLPHPGAGQDRASAVLADTEPSVVLTTTAEAAGVANMLAAAGADGTPTIIEVDSLNLDVEVGPGATPTEWPRIAYLQYSSGSTRLPAGVMLSHRNLTVNFDQLMRSFFAESPLPPDATLVSWLPFYHDMGLVLGVCAPILCGRRAELMSPVAFLEKPSRWMRALAQHPHAWSSAPNFAFDLAARKTTDEDLDGLDLGGVVGIISGAERVEAGTLHRFVDRFAHFNFRDHMMRPAYGLAEATVFVTSGTWNENSPAAYFDAAELGAGRVRPGAAGKGTALVRYRVPQSPSLRIVDSETHRECAPQAVGEIWVHGDNVSEGYWRKPPEEQTCFGATIVDPSPGTPAGPWLRTGDLGFVHDDELFIVGRIKDLLIVRGRNHYPEDIEATVQEITRGRVAAIAVPVNGTETLVTVIEVKEPTEFDDDAMRWFSAVKGDVTAAVSNTHGLNVGDVVLVPPGSIPTTTSGKIRRAACLEQYQQGELTRLDAREEVPQ from the coding sequence GTGACAACTTCTGACGCATCGATTCTGTCGATACTGCACGGCCGCGCGAGCCTGCGTCCCGACGATGTCGCGTTCACGTTCACCGATTACGGTCGCGATCCGGCCGGCATCCGGGAGAGCCTGACGTGGTCGCAGCTGGCACGTCGAACACTGAGCCTCGCCACCGAGATCAGGCGGCACGGCACGACCGGAGACCGGGCGGTGATCCTCGCTCCGCAGGGTCTGGAGTATGTCCTAGCGTTCCTGGGAGCCATGCAGGCGGGCCTCGTGGCGGTGCCGCTCCCGTTACCTCACCCGGGGGCGGGCCAGGACCGGGCGAGCGCGGTGCTGGCCGACACGGAACCCTCGGTCGTCCTCACGACGACGGCCGAGGCGGCCGGTGTCGCCAACATGCTCGCCGCCGCGGGTGCGGACGGCACCCCGACGATCATCGAGGTCGATTCGCTGAACCTGGACGTCGAGGTGGGGCCGGGCGCGACGCCGACGGAGTGGCCGCGCATCGCCTATCTGCAGTACAGCTCGGGTTCCACCAGGCTGCCCGCCGGGGTGATGCTCTCGCACCGCAACCTCACGGTGAACTTCGACCAGCTGATGCGGAGCTTCTTCGCCGAATCCCCGCTTCCACCCGACGCCACGCTGGTGTCGTGGCTGCCCTTCTACCACGACATGGGTTTGGTGCTGGGAGTCTGCGCCCCGATCCTGTGCGGTCGTCGCGCCGAGCTGATGAGCCCGGTGGCGTTCCTGGAGAAACCGTCCCGGTGGATGCGTGCACTGGCGCAGCACCCGCATGCGTGGTCGTCGGCGCCGAACTTCGCCTTCGACCTGGCCGCCCGCAAGACGACCGACGAGGATCTCGACGGGCTGGACCTCGGCGGCGTGGTGGGCATCATCAGCGGCGCCGAGCGCGTCGAGGCGGGCACGCTGCATCGCTTCGTCGACCGGTTCGCGCACTTCAACTTCCGCGACCACATGATGCGCCCGGCGTACGGCTTGGCGGAGGCGACGGTCTTCGTGACCTCGGGGACGTGGAACGAGAACTCGCCCGCGGCATACTTCGACGCCGCGGAACTGGGCGCGGGCCGGGTTCGACCCGGCGCTGCCGGGAAGGGCACGGCGCTGGTCAGGTACCGGGTGCCGCAGTCGCCGTCGCTGCGGATCGTCGACAGCGAGACCCACCGCGAGTGCGCACCGCAGGCCGTCGGGGAGATCTGGGTGCACGGCGACAACGTCTCGGAGGGCTACTGGCGCAAACCCCCGGAAGAGCAAACCTGTTTCGGCGCAACGATTGTCGATCCGTCGCCCGGCACACCGGCAGGGCCCTGGCTGCGGACGGGCGACCTCGGATTCGTCCACGACGACGAGCTGTTCATCGTCGGGCGCATCAAGGACCTGCTGATCGTCCGCGGACGCAATCACTATCCCGAGGACATCGAGGCGACGGTCCAAGAGATCACGCGAGGCCGGGTCGCCGCGATCGCGGTCCCGGTGAACGGCACCGAGACGCTGGTCACCGTCATCGAAGTCAAGGAGCCCACCGAGTTCGACGACGACGCGATGCGTTGGTTCAGCGCGGTGAAAGGCGACGTGACCGCCGCGGTCTCCAACACGCACGGGCTCAACGTCGGCGATGTCGTGTTGGTACCGCCCGGGTCGATTCCCACGACGACCAGCGGCAAGATCCGCCGTGCCGCCTGCCTCGAGCAGTATCAGCAGGGCGAGCTCACCCGGCTGGACGCGCGGGAGGAGGTCCCGCAGTGA
- a CDS encoding MMPL/RND family transporter: protein MRRLADIVVRWPWAVIGLWIAMAVALPLTFPSLGEMAQKNPLAILPSDAPSSVTATKMAEAFREPASDNLLVVAFINETGLTPADEGVYRDVVDAVRDDITDVVSVQDFLSTPQMRPFLTSEDKTTWVLPISLEGELGTPRGFESFNQVAEIIRHEIPDGPLAVHITGPAATVADLTVAGEHDRLPIEIAIAVLVLGVLLLVYRNVVTMLLPLVTIGSSLLIAQAVVAGLSELTGAGVSNQSIVFLSAIMAGAGTDYAVFLISRYHDYLRAGREYDHAVRAAMISIGKVIAASAATVGITFLLLGFAQMGVFKTVGVSAAIGIGVAFLAGVTLLPAILVLAGPRGWIKPRRELTARFWRRSGVRIVRRPVAHLVASVLVLAVLAGLGTLADYNYDDRKVLPASAPSSVGYAALERHFPVSQSIPEYILVQSPHDLRNPRALADLEQMAARVAQLPDVGLVSGVTRPLGDVPQEFRATFQAGIVGSRLADGSAQINAHTDDFHRLTDGADTLADSLADVRGQINTIAPSVEDLVTTFSSVRTEYGGDKLVRDVEIAAKLVASVNELGNSMGFNFAAVRDMFAWIGPVLAALQNNAVCDANPSCRDTRMQFERLVAAREAGGLEEINHLAQQLQGVDDRQTLNEAVTKLNAAMDGVAKAVKAMGLDRPGGPEKGLAELQQGANRLADGSREVAAGVDELVKQVKVIAAGLNEASTFLLSMRTNASDPSQAGFNVPPEVLGLPDFQKAAEAYVSPDGRSVRYLVQTELNPFSPEAMDQVNEIQDVARGAQPNTTLADAEVSMGGFPVALRDTRDYYQQDIRYIIAATLIVVLLTLMVLLRAIVAPLYLVGSVVVSYFAAIGIGVLTFQLLFGQELHWSVPPLAFVVLVAVGADYNMLFVSRLRDESPSSVRYGVIRTLGSTGGVITAAGLIFAASMSGLLFSSIGIVVQGGFVIGVGILLDTFVVRTITVPAIAALVGRANWWPSRIGPRQTERVPVESTN, encoded by the coding sequence ATGCGGCGACTAGCCGACATTGTGGTCCGCTGGCCGTGGGCGGTGATCGGGCTGTGGATCGCCATGGCGGTCGCGCTGCCGCTGACGTTTCCGTCTCTGGGCGAGATGGCCCAGAAGAACCCGCTGGCGATTCTGCCCAGCGACGCCCCGTCGAGCGTCACCGCCACCAAGATGGCCGAGGCGTTCCGCGAGCCGGCGTCGGACAACCTGCTGGTCGTTGCGTTCATCAACGAGACCGGGCTCACCCCTGCCGACGAGGGCGTCTACCGCGACGTGGTGGACGCGGTGCGCGACGACATCACCGACGTCGTGTCGGTGCAGGATTTCCTCAGCACGCCGCAGATGCGGCCGTTCTTGACCAGCGAGGACAAGACCACCTGGGTGCTGCCGATCAGCCTCGAAGGCGAGCTGGGCACACCACGCGGTTTCGAGTCGTTCAACCAGGTGGCCGAGATCATCCGGCACGAGATCCCCGACGGCCCCCTCGCCGTGCACATCACCGGCCCGGCGGCGACCGTCGCCGACCTCACCGTCGCCGGCGAACACGACCGGTTGCCGATCGAGATCGCGATCGCCGTGCTGGTGCTGGGCGTGCTGCTGCTGGTGTACCGCAACGTCGTCACGATGCTGCTGCCGCTGGTGACGATCGGGTCGTCGCTGCTGATCGCCCAGGCCGTGGTGGCCGGGTTGTCGGAACTGACCGGTGCGGGCGTCTCGAACCAGTCCATCGTGTTCCTGAGCGCGATCATGGCCGGTGCCGGTACCGACTACGCGGTGTTTCTCATCAGCCGCTACCACGACTATCTGCGGGCCGGCCGGGAGTACGACCACGCGGTCAGGGCGGCGATGATCTCGATCGGCAAGGTGATCGCCGCGTCCGCGGCCACCGTGGGCATCACCTTCCTGCTGCTGGGCTTCGCGCAAATGGGCGTCTTCAAGACGGTCGGGGTGTCGGCGGCGATCGGCATCGGCGTCGCCTTCCTCGCCGGCGTGACCCTGCTGCCGGCGATCCTGGTACTCGCGGGGCCGCGCGGCTGGATCAAGCCGCGGCGGGAACTGACCGCCCGGTTCTGGAGGCGCTCCGGCGTCCGCATTGTGCGCAGGCCGGTGGCACATCTGGTGGCCAGCGTGCTGGTCCTGGCGGTGCTGGCCGGGCTGGGAACCCTCGCGGACTACAACTACGACGACCGCAAGGTCCTGCCCGCGTCGGCGCCGAGTTCGGTCGGATACGCCGCGCTGGAACGGCACTTCCCGGTGAGCCAGTCGATTCCCGAATACATCCTGGTTCAGTCGCCGCACGACCTGCGCAACCCGCGGGCGTTGGCGGACCTGGAGCAGATGGCCGCGCGCGTCGCGCAACTCCCCGACGTCGGCCTGGTCAGCGGTGTCACCCGGCCCCTCGGCGACGTGCCGCAGGAGTTTCGGGCCACGTTCCAGGCCGGGATCGTCGGTAGCCGGTTGGCCGACGGCTCCGCGCAGATCAATGCGCACACCGACGATTTCCACCGGCTGACCGACGGGGCCGACACGCTGGCCGACAGCCTGGCCGACGTACGCGGTCAGATCAACACGATCGCGCCCAGCGTCGAAGACCTCGTGACCACGTTCTCCTCGGTGCGCACCGAGTACGGCGGCGACAAGCTGGTGCGTGACGTCGAGATCGCGGCCAAGCTCGTCGCAAGCGTCAACGAGCTGGGTAATTCCATGGGTTTCAACTTCGCCGCCGTCAGGGACATGTTCGCCTGGATCGGCCCGGTGCTGGCCGCGCTGCAGAACAACGCGGTCTGTGACGCCAACCCGTCCTGCCGGGACACCCGCATGCAGTTCGAGCGCCTCGTCGCGGCGCGTGAGGCCGGCGGTCTCGAGGAGATCAACCATCTCGCCCAGCAGCTCCAGGGCGTCGACGACCGGCAGACCCTCAACGAAGCGGTGACCAAGCTGAACGCCGCCATGGACGGCGTCGCCAAGGCGGTCAAGGCCATGGGACTGGACCGGCCCGGTGGCCCGGAGAAAGGCCTGGCCGAGTTGCAGCAGGGCGCCAACCGCCTGGCCGACGGAAGCCGCGAGGTGGCCGCCGGGGTGGACGAGCTCGTCAAGCAGGTCAAGGTGATCGCCGCCGGGCTCAACGAGGCCTCGACATTTCTGTTGTCGATGAGAACCAACGCCTCCGACCCGTCGCAGGCCGGGTTCAACGTCCCGCCCGAGGTGCTGGGGCTGCCGGATTTCCAGAAAGCCGCCGAGGCCTACGTCTCGCCGGATGGCCGCTCGGTGCGCTATCTCGTGCAGACCGAGCTCAACCCGTTCAGCCCGGAGGCGATGGACCAGGTCAACGAGATCCAGGACGTGGCCCGCGGCGCTCAGCCCAACACCACGCTGGCCGACGCGGAGGTGTCGATGGGCGGGTTTCCCGTCGCGCTGCGGGACACGCGGGACTACTACCAGCAGGACATCCGGTACATCATCGCCGCCACCCTCATCGTTGTCCTGCTGACCTTGATGGTGCTGCTGCGTGCGATCGTCGCGCCGCTGTACCTGGTCGGGTCGGTCGTGGTGTCGTACTTCGCTGCGATCGGGATCGGCGTTCTGACCTTTCAGCTGCTCTTCGGTCAGGAGTTGCACTGGAGTGTGCCGCCGTTGGCGTTCGTGGTGCTGGTCGCGGTGGGCGCCGACTACAACATGCTTTTCGTGTCGCGACTACGCGACGAATCACCGAGCAGCGTGCGTTACGGCGTCATTCGGACGCTGGGATCGACCGGCGGGGTGATCACGGCGGCGGGTCTGATCTTCGCCGCCTCGATGAGCGGTCTGCTGTTCTCGAGTATCGGCATCGTGGTGCAGGGCGGGTTCGTGATCGGCGTGGGAATCTTGTTGGATACCTTCGTGGTCCGCACCATCACCGTGCCGGCCATCGCTGCGCTGGTCGGGCGGGCGAACTGGTGGCCGTCGCGGATCGGGCCGCGGCAGACCGAGCGGGTACCTGTGGAGTCGACGAACTGA
- a CDS encoding condensation domain-containing protein has protein sequence MQIGKITIGALEEWSLKPGVVTSWHPTPAAVETARQAPVSSVPVSYMQGQHLRNYHERTAAGLSFSRQIIASCELDGQCDIAAMNHAVNAYLRRHDTFRSWFEHIGDGKFVRHTLEDPADIEFVPVDHGSMTIDEIRAHVVAIPTPLEWGCFTFGIVQTEDNFTFFAAMDHVHGDATLIGTTMLEANGTYSALSSGGEPLALPEAGSYDDFCIRERERTAHLTLDEPEVQGWLDFAESNGGGFPEFPLPLGDPLEATRSEMTTHVLMNDAQTERFESACAAAGARFVGGLFACLAQVEHELTGALTYHGLTPRDSRSATDNFMTQGWFTGLIPITVPIGASSFGDAAWTAQNSFDSNLNMAKVPYYRVLELAPWLSWPRPNFPVSNFFHAGAAPLNAVLAAVEMGATDNIGIYPDGRYSYQLTIYIFRYGEGTVMAIMHPDNPVAAKSVGRYMTTMKSVCGLVADSGHWGRVA, from the coding sequence TTGCAAATCGGCAAGATCACGATCGGTGCGCTCGAAGAATGGTCGTTGAAGCCGGGCGTGGTGACCTCATGGCATCCGACGCCCGCGGCCGTCGAGACGGCGCGCCAGGCCCCGGTCAGCTCGGTCCCGGTCAGCTATATGCAGGGTCAGCATCTTCGCAATTACCACGAGCGAACCGCCGCCGGGCTGAGTTTCTCCCGGCAAATCATCGCGAGCTGCGAATTGGACGGCCAGTGCGATATTGCGGCCATGAACCACGCTGTCAACGCATATCTTCGTCGGCACGACACCTTCCGCAGCTGGTTCGAACACATCGGTGACGGCAAATTCGTCCGGCACACGCTTGAGGATCCGGCCGACATCGAATTCGTTCCGGTCGACCACGGAAGCATGACGATCGACGAGATTCGCGCCCATGTCGTCGCTATCCCAACTCCGTTGGAGTGGGGCTGCTTCACATTCGGAATCGTCCAAACCGAAGACAATTTCACGTTCTTCGCGGCCATGGACCACGTGCACGGGGACGCGACATTGATCGGCACCACGATGCTGGAGGCCAACGGAACGTATTCGGCGTTGAGTTCCGGGGGCGAGCCGCTTGCGCTTCCCGAAGCGGGTAGCTACGACGACTTCTGTATCCGTGAGCGCGAGCGCACGGCGCACTTGACCCTCGATGAACCCGAGGTCCAGGGATGGCTCGACTTCGCTGAAAGCAACGGCGGTGGCTTCCCGGAATTCCCGCTGCCGCTTGGCGACCCGCTCGAGGCGACCCGCAGCGAGATGACCACTCACGTCCTGATGAACGATGCGCAGACGGAGCGCTTCGAGTCCGCTTGCGCGGCGGCGGGCGCCCGATTCGTCGGGGGATTGTTCGCCTGCCTCGCCCAGGTCGAACACGAGCTGACCGGTGCGCTGACGTATCACGGGCTCACACCGCGGGACTCCCGTTCTGCCACCGACAATTTCATGACACAGGGCTGGTTCACCGGTTTGATTCCGATCACCGTGCCCATTGGGGCGTCTTCATTCGGCGACGCCGCGTGGACAGCTCAGAATTCATTCGATTCGAATCTGAATATGGCCAAGGTGCCGTACTACCGGGTGTTGGAGTTGGCGCCCTGGTTGAGTTGGCCGCGTCCGAATTTCCCGGTGTCGAATTTCTTTCACGCCGGTGCCGCGCCGCTGAACGCGGTGCTCGCGGCGGTGGAGATGGGGGCCACGGACAACATCGGGATCTATCCGGATGGCCGTTATTCGTATCAGCTGACCATTTACATATTCCGGTATGGCGAAGGCACGGTCATGGCGATCATGCATCCCGACAATCCGGTCGCCGCAAAGTCGGTCGGTCGGTATATGACGACCATGAAGTCCGTGTGCGGGTTGGTCGCCGACAGCGGGCACTGGGGGCGTGTCGCATAG